The DNA region CGACACCATCCACGCCACCGGGCCGGTTCTCCGGGCGGTCAGGTCGCTCACGGTCGTCGACAACCCCACCACCCGCGCCGCCAGCGACCACCTACCCGTCACCGTCGACCTCGACCCCCGCAAGCTACCCAACACCCCGGCCGGCCCCACATAACCGTAACAAACAGTCCAAACCTTGGGCAACCCGCCTAAACCTGGTAAATTCGGTCGCCCTCAGCAGTCCACACCCGGTAGTCGCCCTGCGGCGGCTACTCGACCGGCCGCAGGACGCGGCAACGCCCAGCGGCCGGTCTCCGGGCCGGCGAGCGGGCATCCCCCGTCCTTCTGCCGCCCGCCGGCCACCGGGCCAGGACGGCGGAACAGGGCTGCACCGGCGATGCTGGCCGTCCGTTCCGAGTCCGAAAGGTGTTTGACCAATCCGAGCCGACGGGAGTAGCGAGTGGCATAGATGACTGATGCGCGACGCCACATGCGGGCGAACGGCGGGGTGGCCCGAGGCGCCGATACTCGTCCCGGCAAGCCGAACGCGCTGCAGGGCGAGTCCCGGAGGGAGCGACCGAATATGTGCTGATGGTGGCCCGGAAGCGCTGAGCTGTGGTGAAGCCACAGTCATGCCTCACCCCTTCGCGCCATGGCTCGCCCCGCACCGCTTCGTGCTGGCAGATTGATCGTGACGGCTTAGAGCCTGGTAAATAAGGGGTTCAGGTGTGTTGGTCGCGGGCGAGTCGGCGGGCCATGACGATGACCATGGCCCACTGGACCATCGCGGTGTGGTGCTCGGGTAGCCGTTCGTAGTCACGGACGGTACGCCGGCATCGGTTGATCCAGGAGAAGGTGCGCTCGACCGCCCACCTGCGGTGTAGGACGACGAAGGTGGTCTGTCCGGCGAGTTTGGCCACGTTCCGTACGGTCATGGCGAGGTGGGTCGCGGCCCAGTCGAGGAGTTTGCCGGCATAGCCGCTGTCGGCCCACACGAGGCGGATCGAGGGAGAGCAGGCGCGTAGTGCCCACAGCAGCGGTCGGGCGCCGTCGCGGTCCTGCACGTGCGCGCCAGTGACCAGGCGCGCCAGTGACCAGGACGGCCAGGAGCAGTCCGCAGGTGTCCACGGCGATGTGACGCTTGCGGCCGTTGACCTTCTTGCCCGCGGCGTAGCCGCGTGCGGGGCGGCCGACGGTCTCCGCGCCGCGTACCGACTGGGAGTCGACCAACGCCGCCGTTGGCTGGCGATCGCGGCCCTCGACCTGGGGACGCCGACCACGCCGCGTCGCTAGTTGCGGAGGCGATACCGCTGATCCGTGAGGCGCCTCCGGAACGGAACATGCGCCGTGTCGTTCGGGCACGCCAACGGCTCCCGTTCGCCAGGACCGACCCGCGCGCTCGCGCACTCGACGACCAGCTCGCCACCCTGGGGGGCCTGACCATGGCCGATGACACCAAGGTCGCCGTGGTGACCGGCGCCAACCGTGGGCTTGGCGCTGCCATCGCCCGCGAGCTGGCTGAGCAGGGCTTGCACGTGGTGCTGGCCGGCCGGAACGAGTACTCCGTCGACCGCGTGGTGGCCGAGCTGGCGAAGGACGGACTAGCCGCCAGCGGCCACCAGCTCGACGCCAACGACCCGGCCAGCGTGGCGCGCGCCTTCGCCGACACCGCCAAGCGACACGGCCGGCTGGACGTGCTGGTGAACAACGCCGGCATCGCCATAGACCGTGGCCAGGTCGCAGCGAGCCCCGACTTCGAGCGGGTCCGCAGCGCTCTGGACACCAACCTGCTGGGCGCCTGGCGCTGCTGTGCCGCCGCCGTACCGGAGATGAAGAAGAACGGCTACGGCCGCATCGTCCATATCACCAGCCACCTCGCGTCGCTGGCCACCATGGGCGACACGAACGTGTCCTACCGCGTATCCAAGGCGGCTTTAAACGCGCTGACCCGGGTCCTCGCGGCCGAGTTGGCGGGCACCGGCATCTTGGTCAATGCATGCTCACCGGGACGCATGAACACGCGGATGGCTTACGGCGAGACCGATCGGACGCCGGAGGAAGGCGCCGACACACCGGTGTGGCTTGCGACGCTGCCTCCGGACAGGCCGACCGGTGGCCTCTTTGCCGACCGAACGCCGATCGACTGGTGATGCTGACACAGGAAAGGGCAGCCGTCGCGCCAGATAATCGGCTGCAGAAGGTTTATCCACTCGTGATCTCGTTCCGAACCTGAGTCGCGAGGAGCAGGTAGTGGCCAGCTGCCAACCGGGCAAGCTCTTCGCGATCGCGCGGCCACCGGCGGGGTGGAGTCCCTGATCGAGCACCCGGGCCATGTGACACGTACGTGCGGCCGGTTCGCCGCTTGAAGTTCCCGGTGATCTCATGCGAATGTCTGTCGGCATCGAGACCGTAGATGACTTGCTCGCGGATCTGGAGCAGGCGTTGGGCAAACCGCTTGGACAGGGAGGGGAGGCCGTGCAGGACATCATGCCGACCTGGGTGGGCGCGACCGCCAAGCAAATCGCCCGAGGCGTCCGCCGGGGTGATGTGTCCGCAACCCAGGTAGTGGCCGACCACCTCGACCACATCGGTCAGACCGACGCCGACCTTGCCGCGTTTCGGATGGTGCGCGGCGGAGAGGCGCTCGCCGAGGCAGAGAAGGTCGACGAGCAGGAGGACCTGGCCCACCTGCCGCTCGCCGGCGTGCCGATCGCGGTCAAGGAGAACACCGCAGTGGCCGGCCTGCCCACCTGGAACGGGTCGGCCGGCGCGCGTACTGCGGTCGCGGAGGCCGACCACGAGGTGGTACGACGGCTACGCGGCGCAGGTGCCGTAATCCTTGGGGTTACCCGGATGTCAGAGCTGGGCCTGTGGGGGGTGACGGACGACCAGACTGCGGTGACCCGCAATCCGTGGGACCAGGCTCGTACCGCCGGGGGCTCGTCCGGTGGTGCCGCCGCCGCCGTCGCCGCCGGCCTGGTACCGATTGCGCACGCCAACGACGGCCTGGGCTCGATCCGCATCCCGGCGGCCTGCTGCGGCCTGGTCGGCCTCAAACCCGGCCGGGGCGCGGCGCCGTGCCAACTCGGCGCCGATGATTGGTTCGGCCTAGCCGAGCACGGCGTGCTTACCTCCACAGTCGCTGACGCGGTGATCGGCTTCTCAGTGCTGGCCGGCCGCCGTGCCGAAAAGCTGATGCCGCCGGATCGGCTGCGGGTCGGTACTTCGTTGCGCTCGCCGATTCGCGGTGTGCAGCCCGACGGACCCAACCGGGATGCGGTCGCCGCTGCTGGCCGGCTACTCGCGACCGCCGGGCACGACATCATGGCCGCCGACCCGGTGTACTCCAGCGCGCTCGGCCTGACGGGGCTCGCCACCTGGCTCGCTGCGGGTGCCGCCGATCTCCACGATGCCGGTCTGGACCGGCGCAGCCTGCAGCCTCGCAGCCGTCGGCACGTCGCGCTGGGGCAGTGGGCCCTACGCCACGGGTACGTCCGGGAAGCGGACCGGACCGCTTGGCGAGATCGCTCCATCCAGTTCTTCACCGACCACTCGATCGACGTGCTGCTCACCCCGGCGCTCGCCGCCACCCCACCGGAGGCCGCCGCCTGGTCCCGCCGATCCTGGCGGTCCAACCTGCTGTCGAACATCCGGTATGCCCCGTACGCTGCGCCGTGGAACATCGCCGGCCTGCCGGCGATCGTGGTGCCGGTGGGCCGCCGGCCCGACGGTCTGCCTGTGGCCGTGCAACTGGTCGGTCCGCCCGGTTCCGAACTACTGCTGCTTGGCGTTGCCGGGCAGTTCGAGATGATCGCTCCATGGTCGCGGCACGCTCCCGGCTTTCCTCGCTCTTGTCCGCAGTCGCCAGCGTCTACCTGATAGCCCTCGGCGGAGGATTGCCGGCCAAGCGGCGACGCCGCTGTCAGCTGCGGCGCGGTTCAAGCTCGTCGGCGTGTGTCCTTGACAAGAACTTTGCGATATAGCAAAAATGGCAAACATGACAGAGAGTGTGCCGGCGGTGCTTCAGGCCATCCGAGCGAACCTCAATCTGACCCAGACCGGGCTCGCTGATCGGTTAGGCGTGTCCTTCGCTACCGTCAACCGCTGGGAGGGCGGCGGCAACAGACCGCAGCGAGCACCCATGGCACGGATTCTCGAACTAGCCGCAGAGGCGGGCGTCGACGTCGCCGAGGTTGGGGACGCCCCTGCCGTGATGTCACGCAGGCGGCGTGCTCCGCGCTCGGACGTCAACACGACAAAGCCGATGGAGCAGATGCTCTGGGATGCGGCTTGCTCGATTCGTGGGGAGAAGGACGCCGCGAAGTTCAAGGACTACCTGCTGCCGCTGCTCTTCCTGAAGCGGCTGTCGGACGTCTTCGATGACGAGATCTCCCGGCTCGCTGACGAGTACGGCGACCATGATCTCGCCCTGGAGATCGCCGAGGCTGACACCGAACTGCTGCGCTTCTACCTACCGCCGGGGGCCCGCTGGGACGTCATCTCGGGTCGCAAGCCCTACGACTGGCCGCTCGATGAGCGTGGTCGTTCGACGGCACCGAAGGACATCGGGGAACACTTGACCAAGGCAGTTCGCGCGGTCGTGCGGTACAACCCGACCCTCTCGGGGGTGATCGATGTCATCGACTTCGCCGCAGAGCGCAACGGTGAGCGAGACATCAACCCAGCCAAGCTGCGTGGGGTGGTTGAGGCCTTCTCCGACCCGCGCTACCGTCTCGGCCTGGCCGACGTACAGCCCGACTTCCTCGGTCGCTCCTACGAGTACCTGCTGCGGAAGTTCGCGGAAGGCTCGGGCCAGTCGGCAGGCGAGTTTTTCACGCCGACCGAGGTTGGTTTCCTCATGGCGCGCATCCTGCGCCCTCGTCCGGGCGAGACTTGCCATGACTTCACCTGCGGCTCGGGCGGTCTTCTGATCAAGCTGCAGCTCGTCGCCCGTGAGCTCGACCCGACTAGCAAGGTCCCGCTCAAGATGTACGGCCAGGAACTCCAGGCCGAGAGCTACGCCGTGGCGCGGATGAACACGATCATCCATGACATGGACGTCGATTTGCAGCGCGGCGACACCATGATTAATCCGAAATTTCGGGACTCCGCAGGCCGGCTCCAGCGCTTCGACGTGGTGGTCGCCAACCCGATGTGGAATCAGGCGTTCGATCCGAGTCTCTTCGAGGAGGACCCCTACGACCGCTTCACTGAGGCAGGCGGCGTCACCTCGGGCAAGGGCGACTGGGCATGGCTTCAGCACGCGCTCGCCGTCATGAACGACGGTGGCCGCGCCGCCGTCGTTCTTGACACTGGCACGCTCACTCGCGGTTCAGGTTCTCGAAACGAGGATAGGGAGCGCAATATTCGCAAGTGGTTCGTCGACCACGACTATGTCGAAGGTGCTGTCCTCTTGCCGGACAACCTTTTCTACAACACCAATGCCGCCGGAATTATCATCTTCCTGAGCAAGCGCAAGCCGGCTGCCCGCAAGGGCAAGGTGCTTATGCTGAATGCCAGTCGCCGCTTCACTAAGGGGCGTCCAAAGAACTTCCTGAGCAGCGCCGATGTCCTTGAGCTGGCGCGCATCTATCAGGAGGGCGTGCCGGTGGACGGCGAGCTCGCGGTGGTCGATGTCGACGACATCGTGGCTTCTGACTATAACCTGAGCCCCGCGCGCTGGGCTGCTCGTGCTGATCAAATGGAGTGCCGGACGATCGCGGAGGTCGCGGATGATTTGACAACCCTCGAGCGCCGTGATGTCGAGGCCAGCTTGGTCCTTGAGCCACTGATTCGAGCGGCAGCGGCACCTGGCGGCGACACTACAAGCGCCAGTTTCCTCCAAGTACCGCAGAAGGACTCGGAGCTGGGTCCTATCCCGAAGAACTGGGAACTGCGCTCGATTGGTGAGCTGTGCGAGATCTGGAGTGGCGGGACCCCGCGCAAGTCGGTGCCCGAGTTCTGGGTCGGTGATATCCCATGGGTGTCTGGGAAGGACCTCAAGGCACCAGTCATCGATGACGCTATTGACCACGTGTCGGAAGCTGGCGTCTACTCGGGGAGCCGACTCGCTCCGGCGGACTCGGTTCTACTTCTCGTGCGGGGGATGGGTCTCGCAAAAGATCTTCCGGTCGCGGCGATTAGCCGACCGATGGCGTTCAACCAGGATGTCAAGGCGCTCGTCCTGAAGGGGCAGTTCAAGGCGTACCCGGGTCGGTTCCTCCGCTCCGCAATCTACTCCGGTAAGCAACGCCTGCTCGGCAGAATTGTTCCGTCGGCCCATGGGACGATGACGCTCAACCTGAGCGATGTCGAATCCCTTGTAATTGCTTGGCCAACCGACCCAGAAGACGCCTATCAGATCGTCAGGGTACTCTCGGCGGTCGAGGAGAAGGTCAGACTTCAGCGCCAAAAGGGTGTGTTGTTCGACGAGCTCTTCGGCTATCTACTTAGCCACCTCATGTCTGGCGAGATTGGCCTGAGCAATATCGACCGGCTCGCGCTGCCAATTGCGCGCATGCTGCCCAACGAGGTGCCAGCATGACCGGCCTCAAGATCAGCGAGGCGCACACGGCGCAATTTCCCATGGTGGCCCACGCCAAGGAAGTCGGCTGGACGCCTATCTCGCCGGTCGAGGCCGAGGTGCTTCGGCATGGGCGCGAGACGATGCTCTTCGCCTCGGTGGTCGAAGACAAGCTGCAGGAGTTCAACCCCTGGTTGACTTCAGAGCAGGCGCGGGCCATCGTCGAGACCATCGAGGCGCTGCCGGCGACCATCGAGGGTAACTGGGAAGTCCTGCGCTGGATGCGCGGTGAGCACAAGTGGTACGACGAGGGCGAGAAGCGCAGCCGCTCAGTCCAGCTCGTCGACTTCAACCGCCCTGACAACAACGAACTCCAGATCACCTGGGAGTGGAAGATCGAGCCGGTGGCCCGCAAGGGCAACCGTGCTGACGTCATCTTTCTGGTTAACGGCCTGCCGGTGACCATCGTGGAGCACAAGAACCCGACCTCGGGCGACGCTCTGGTGCGCGGCATAACGCAGCTGCGTCGGTACGAGAAGGAGACGCCGGAGCTTATCGCCCAGACCCAGCTCTACAACGTGACCCACATGCTGGGGTACTGGTACGGCGTCACCTGGAACGTCTCTCGACGCTATATATTCAAGTGGAAGTACACCGAGGACGAGTCCTACAAGAGCGCCACCCAGGCGTTCTTCGAGCCGCACGCCTTCCTGCGTACCCTGAAGGACTGGATCCTCTTTTACGTCGAGGACTCCGAGACTCGCAAGTCGGTCCTGCGTGAGCACCAGCGCAAGGCCGTCGACAAGATTGTTGCTCGCTGCGCCGATGCCGAGAAGAACCGTGGCCTGATTTGGCACACCCAGGGCTCGGGCAAGACCTTCACGCTGCTGACTGCAGCCCGTCAGATCCTCGAAGACAAGGCGAGCTTTAACAACGCCACGGTCATCCTGGTCGTTGACCGCAACGAATTGGAGGGCCAGCTCAAGGGCTGGGTCGACCGCCTGCTCGGCGAGATGCAGGCCGCCGACATCAACGTCGAGCGGGCCGAGAGCAAGGCCGACCTCCAGCGCATCTTCGACTCCGACCGCCGCGGCTTGATCGTCTCGATGATCCACAAGTTCGAGGAAATCAAGGCCAACTCGTCACTGCGGGACAACATCTTCGTCTTCATCGACGAGGCCCACCGATCGGTCGCTGCTGACCTCGGCACCTACCTCATGGCTGCGGTCCCGAACGCCACGATCGTCGGCTTCACTGGTACGCCGGTCGGCGAGTCCCGGGCAGGGTCGGGCTCGTTCAAGATCTTCGGCCGCGACGACGAGGACGGGTACCTGGACAAGTACTCGATCATCGAGTCGATCGAGGACGAGACGACCCTCCCGATCCGCTACAAGCTCGCGCCGTCGAGCATGCGCCTTCCGGCCAAGGACCTCGAAGAGCAGTTCTACGCCTTGGCCGGGGAAGAGGACGTCACCGACGTCGATGAGCTCAACCGGGTGCTGGAGCGGGCAGTCAACCTGCGGGCGTTCCTCGGGGCAGAGGACCGGGTCGACAAAATTGCTCAGTTCGTCGCCGGCCACTTCAAAGAGAACGTCCTGCCACTCGGCTATAAGGCGTTCGTGGTGGCGGTCGACCGGGAGACCTGCGCTAAGTACAAGCGGGCACTCGACAAGTACCTGCCACCGGAGTGGTCGGAGGTCGTCTACTCAAAGAACGTCAACGATGTCGTCGACCGTCCCGCAGTTGCCGAACTCCAGGTCTCCGAGACCCGCGAGGAGGAGGTCCGCAAGCTCTTCAAGAAGGCCGACCAGGAGCCCAAGATCCTGATCGTCACCGACAAGCTGCTGACCGGCTACGACGCCCCGGTGCTCTACGCCATGTACCTGGACAAGCCGATGCGCAACCACGTGCTGCTCCAGTCGCTGGCCCGGGTCAACCGGCCTTACATTGACGGCGAGAACGTCAGCAAGAAGGTCGGTTTGATCGTCGACTTCGTCAGCGTGCTCGAGGACATGAAGAAGGCACTGACCTTTGATGCAGGGGCGGTCAAGGGTGCGTTGGAAGACCTCGACATCCTCATGGTTGACCTTCATCAGAAGATCACGGCGGCTGCAACCGAGTACCTCCGAACCGACGGCACCAAGATGCCCGACGCCCAGCTGGAGGCCATGGTCTTCGGTCGGTTCATCGACCCGGCCGCTCGGAAGGTTTTCTACGACGCCTATAAGGACATCGAGATCCTCTGGGAGATCCTGTCGCCGGACCCCGGCCTGCGCGACCACATCCAGACCTACAAGGATCTGTCCAAGCTCTACGCCGCTGTTCGGGCCAACTACTCGGAGTCGGGGAGCTTTCTTGGCGACCTAGAGCACAAGACCCGCAAGCTCATTGAGGACGTTGCTACCCAGGAGGGACTCGGTCGCTTCTCCAAGGTTGTCGACTTCGACGCCGAGACCCTGGAGCAGCTCAAGGGCGACGACGGCCCGGATGAGGGCAAGGTCTACAACCTGCTCCGCGGCCTTCGGAAGGAGATGGAGGAGGACCCGGCTGGCGCCGTGGTGCTCCAGAGCATCAAGGACCGGGCCGACCGCGTCATGCAAAATCTCGAGGACCGCAAGATCAACGGCATCGCTGCTATGGTCGAACTCGAAGCCTTGGCCAAGGAAAAGGCGGAGGCTAAGCAGAAAGCGAAGGATAGCGGTCTCTCAGACATAGGCTTCGCCATCTACTGGGTCATTTGCCAGGGTAGCACCGCCAAGGCTGCAGCCTTCGACAGCATGGCCGCCTCGCGGGAGATCGAGACGGTGCTCGCCAAGTTCCCGAGCTGGCGTGAGAACCCGGACGAGAGGCGTCGCCTACGGGCCAGTCTCTACAAGCCGCTGCTGGCGCTCGGGAAGGACGACCGCGCTGCTGTCATCGAGCGGATCATGCAGGTGCTGGAGCAGGCGGCATGAGGATGGCGCGTACGTCGCTCTACCCCGAGCAGCAGCTCCGCCGACGCGCGATGGGTTGGGCGGTCAAGCTCAAGGTCAACCCTGAGCAGGTCCAGATTAAGCGGCTACCAGGCAAGTGGGGCTCGTGCGCGCCCAACGGCGTTGTGACGTTCGCCGATGATCTTGCGACCGAGCCTGAAGACTTTCAGGACTACGTCATCGTCCACGAGCTCCTGCACTTCAGATATCGCGACCATGGGAAGCAGTTTAAGGCGATGATGACAGCGCTCGTGCCGAACTGGCGTCAGCTAGAGCGAGAGAGCCGACACTCAACCGAACGACAGACGCGAAGAGGTCGAGGGGCATGAATCGTCCATGGTTCGCCTACGGAAGAGATCGCCTTGAGCTGGCCCAAGCGTCTAATACTCCAACGTCACTTGGCTTCGGCGTTGGGCGTGGCGCGGGTATGAAGACGGCCACCGCGTTGATCATCGATGGTTTGTGAGGACAACCGAAGATCGTGCGGTGGCCGTGGGCCACAGCTTAGGGGGCGCGCAGATTGGTGGTGATCATCGGCGGCGGGTGGGGCGGGTGTCCCACCGGTAGGTGGTCCATGCTCGCCTGATCAGGCTACGGACGGTGATGATCGCGTCGGCGAGGTCGAAGAACGCGTCGATGACCTTCTCGGTTCGTCAGCATGGCTGATCGAGCCACTGTGGGTCCAGTTCACCGCGCTGCTACCTGACCGGCCGACATACGCCCCGACGCATCCGTTGGGCTGCCACCGCAGGCGGGTCGATGACCGGATCGTGTTCGACAAGCTGATTCAGGTGCTGCGGTTCGGTTGTTCCTACGAGGCGATCGCCGATGCCACCTGCTCGGCCGCCACGATCCGCGGCCGTCGTGACGAGTGGATCCGCCTCGGGGTGTTCGCCCAGCTCAAGCAGATCGCGGTGGACGCCTACGACCGGCTCGTCGGCCTGGTCCTGGACGACATCGCCGTGGACGGCTGTATCACCAAAGCGCCCGGCGGAGGCGACTGCGCCGGACGGTCTCCGGTCGACCGGGGCAAGCAGGGAATGAAACGTTCATCGATGGTTGACGGTTACGGCATCCCGCTTGGCCGGGTCCTGGCCGGCGCGAACCGACACGACTCACCGCTGTTGGCCCCCACCCTCGACCGGCTTGACGACCTGGGCCCACTGCCCGAGGCCATCACGGTGCACCTTGACGCCGGATACGACTCCGCGGTCACCCGCACGCTGCTGGCCGAACGCGGCCTGACCGGCAAGATCGCCCACAAGGGCGACAAGGCGCCCATCCAGGCGGGCCAACGGTGGCATGTCGAACGGACGAACAGCTGGCACAACGCGTTCAACCGACTGCAACGCTGCTACGAGGATAGCAGGCACAGGATCTCCCGGTGATCACGAGGTGTAAGCACCTTCATGATCACGGATCCTGTGCCTGCACTCCTTCAGACACGCCCGTCCAGCCCCGCCATTCTGCGCGGGCTCTTAAACCCCGCCGGGTGGCGGGTCATCCTCGACGAGGCGGCGGCGCGTGTCGCTGATCGGTTCGTGCGGGCGGAGCCGCGCCGGACCGCCGGGCAGTTCGTGGATGGGCTGCTGTCGGGCGTGGAACGTAAGACCTGACTTGGGTCACGTTTCGGGGTGATCGGGTTCGACGGAGCGTTGACCTGGGGTTGTGGCGCTCGCGCGTCCCGGATTTGCGCACTAATTCTGGGTCGTAGGGTGGGCTGGTGTCCCCGTACGTGCGCACGGTGAAGACGGCCTCGGGTGCCAGGGCGGTGCAGATCGTGTACTCGTCGCGGCGTGGGTCGCGCGATATCGAGCACATCGGGTCGGCGCACGATGATGCCGACCTGGAGGTTTTGAAAGCTGCGGCTCGGCAGCGGATGGCCGCGGGTCAGGGTGAACTCGATCTTGGCTTGTCTGTAGCGGGAGGACCGGCGTCGGCGGGTGGCCCGTTGCCGATCACGGCGTCGCGGATGGCGGTCTTGTGGGATGCCCTGTCGCATGCCTACGACACGCTCGGGTTCGCCCAGGCTGCCGATAGCGACGAGGTGTTCCGGCAGTTGGTGCTGGCTCGGATCATCGAGCCGACCAGCAAGCTCGATTCCTTGCGGGTCCTCGATGAGGTCGGGGTATCGGCACTCCGATCGCTGAAAAGCCTGCAAGAGATCGCCGCCGCCGTGGCGGCCCTTACCAGCGAGCCGCACCCGTTGGCGTAGACACACGAGTTGACCCGCCTGGCTACGAAGCGTCACCCGTGCGACGTGCACCGTGCATGTGGCGGCACAGCGCCCTGAGCGTGGACGGGGCCTCGCCGCCAGCGGCGAGGCCCCGTGCTGCTACTCATACGCGGGAATGCCTACCGTTCGAGCACTGCCGAAGCGATCTTTGCGGCGATCTGTGCCACGCTGTCCTCTGCGGTGGTGAACCCGGCCAGGTCCTGCAGGATGGCGCTGAACTCCCGCACGTCGGCGAAGGTAACTTTGTGCAGGACCGGGATCACGGTGTCCTTGTGCAGCAGTGCGCCGAGCTCCCGCTCGGTCCAGAACCGGCCGGCCAAGTAGGCCGGGGTCAGCACGACCACCCCGGCGCTGGCAAGACGCAGGCCGTTGTCCATCTGCCGGGCCATGCTCTTACCGGGCTTGATCTCGGCCTTGTCGAGCCACACGTCGAGGTCCAGCGCGGTCAGCTCCGCGTACAGTTGCTCGGCAACGTCCGCGCCGTCGATGCGCGCGTAGCTACAGAACAGGTCGTGCTCGCGGCCGTCGACCGGCAGCGCGGCATGGACTCGGTCGACTAGTTCCTGCTCGGCCTGGGTGTAACGGACCTGTACCTGCGGCCGTGACGCCGCACTAAGCCGCCGGTTGATCTCGCCGATCACCTTCTGGTTGTGTGTGTCCGCGCGCCGTTTGTCCTGCTCAACCGCCCGATTGTAGTTGTTAATCGCCGTCCGATTACGGGCCTCGATCCTGCGGTTCTCCGCATCCACCTCTCGTTGGGCATTGGCGATCTGCCGCCGCATCTCGCGCTCGGCCTGCTGCTGGACGCGACGAAGCTCCTGGTTCATCTCGCGCTCGGCCTTCTGCAGTGCCTGACGCACCTGCCGGTTGAACGCATTCGCGTTGAACCCTGCCACCGCGACTGTTCCTCCCCCTCGTATGGGCGCGCTACGGCCCCCGCCGTGCTCAACCGGACATAGCCCGGGTGCGGAAACTATAGGACGCACCTACGACAGTTTCGATTTCGCGAACACCCGTGGGCGGTGACTACGATGGCGCGTGCGTCACCGGAAACCGTGGTGGAACCGGTAGGAGCGTGTGTCACGTGTGGCGAGTTCGTCCTTTCGATCGACCAGCAGCGCTGGCGCTCGGCGGGCAGCCTGTCGCCGCGGTTCCTTGTCTGCCGCCTACGACGAGGGGCGCCGGCGCCGGGACTCAATGGCCCGGATGAGCTGTGTTAAGGCCTCCTCGGAGACGCCGTCGCGCATGTCCACTCCATTCCGGCGCCGCACGAAGTCGGGAGCGGTGGAGAGATCCGCGCCGGCGAGCAGGACGGGGATGATTAACGCTTCCGAGCGGTCGAGTACGAGGTCTAGCTCTCGCGTCTGCCATTGCGACTCGCCGGTGCGCGGCCCGACGCAGAAGAGCAGGGCACTTGAGGAACGCAGGGCGCTGGACAGTGTCTCCTGCCAGTCCGTGCCGGGACTGATGTGCTGGTCGAAGAAGATTCGCAGCCCGGCTTGGGATAGCCCCTCGACGATCTGGATGGCATCGCGGCGGTCTTCGGACTGGTAGGACACGAAGGCGTCGTACTTAACGCTAACCTCGGACGTGTCCAGCTGAGAGAGCCGCTGCTGGGTGAAGAGGAAGCTCACGCTCGCCTGCCGTAGTACCGGATCAGTCAGCCACTCGCGGCCGTGCGCGCCCTCTAGCAACAGCCGCAGCTCGGGATCGGACAGCAGCTGGGTCGCCACCGTCGCGGCCGGGCCGGTGCCCGCCGCGTGCGTTGCGTACATGCCGGGTGTCCAGGTTTCCACTGCCATGGCGACCTCATCCGATGTGGCCAGTACGTCGAAGACCTCCGGCCAACGGTGCTCCAGGCAACGGGTCACGGCGAAGAATCGGATCGGAATGCCGCCCCGTTCGACGAAGCCGGTGAGGTCCTGGCTGATCGCGTAGTCGATGAGGATGTTGTTGACGAACCGGATCAGGGCACGTGGGTTGCCTCCCAGCGCTTGCGCCACCACCGGCAGCACCGGATCGAGTTCGACGGCGACCGCCGCCGGCTGATCAGCCAGCAGCAGCTTGCAGAAGGCGCCCATCCGACCCGTGGACGGCGGGATGTGGAACGGCAGCTGGACGATCTTGTCAAGGTAGAGTTCGCCCTTGAAGTC from Micromonospora sp. NBC_01739 includes:
- a CDS encoding P-loop NTPase fold protein, which gives rise to MEFSLIPDQAIGEAGTRNDDGLGFDTYSRILAGAATNTRGPFTIGVFGEWGTGKTSLMRLMERRLADDPNVVTVWFNAWRYEQEEHPIIPLVGTIVQALEKHKGFAATFGAAGKRLVRSLRAIAYGFSAKSKVKVPGFAEVEASFVAKDMIERDERLTPDPLLDRSLYFGAFNSLDKTQLKDMLRVVVLIDDLDRCFPDQAIRLLESIKLVLAQPGFIFVIGVARKVIEGYLQHRYTEEYGIADFKGELYLDKIVQLPFHIPPSTGRMGAFCKLLLADQPAAVAVELDPVLPVVAQALGGNPRALIRFVNNILIDYAISQDLTGFVERGGIPIRFFAVTRCLEHRWPEVFDVLATSDEVAMAVETWTPGMYATHAAGTGPAATVATQLLSDPELRLLLEGAHGREWLTDPVLRQASVSFLFTQQRLSQLDTSEVSVKYDAFVSYQSEDRRDAIQIVEGLSQAGLRIFFDQHISPGTDWQETLSSALRSSSALLFCVGPRTGESQWQTRELDLVLDRSEALIIPVLLAGADLSTAPDFVRRRNGVDMRDGVSEEALTQLIRAIESRRRRPSS